The following coding sequences lie in one Burkholderia cepacia genomic window:
- a CDS encoding NAD(P)H-dependent flavin oxidoreductase, producing MALPAVLQNLTLPVIASPMFIVSYPELVLAQCKAGIVGSFPALNARPAELLDEWLTQIQSELADHKAKHPDAVIGPIAVNQIVHQSNARLEHDVRVCVEHKVPIFITSLRAPAREIVDAVHSYGGIVLHDVINLRHAQKALEAGVDGLILVAAGAGGHAGTTSPFALVGEVRKIFDGPIVLSGSIANGGSILAAQAMGADFAYMGTRFIATQEAHAIDDYKHAIVNAKSSDIIYTNLFTGVHGNYIRESIEKAGLDPDALPESDKTKMNFGSDKTKAWKDIWGAGQGVGLMDDLPSVGALVERLKREYDDAKARLGIPR from the coding sequence ATGGCATTGCCCGCTGTCCTGCAGAACCTGACGCTGCCCGTCATCGCGTCGCCGATGTTCATCGTCAGCTATCCCGAACTCGTGCTCGCGCAATGCAAGGCGGGCATCGTCGGTTCGTTCCCCGCGCTCAATGCGCGTCCGGCCGAACTGCTCGACGAGTGGCTCACGCAGATCCAGTCGGAGCTGGCCGACCACAAGGCGAAACACCCCGACGCGGTGATCGGCCCGATCGCGGTCAACCAGATCGTCCACCAGTCGAACGCGCGGCTCGAACACGACGTGCGCGTATGCGTCGAGCACAAGGTGCCGATCTTCATCACGAGCCTGCGCGCGCCGGCGCGCGAGATCGTCGACGCGGTGCACAGCTACGGCGGCATCGTGCTGCACGACGTGATCAACCTGCGCCATGCGCAGAAGGCGCTCGAAGCCGGCGTCGACGGGCTGATCCTCGTCGCGGCCGGCGCCGGCGGCCATGCAGGCACGACCTCGCCGTTCGCGCTGGTCGGCGAGGTCCGCAAGATCTTCGACGGCCCGATCGTGCTGTCCGGCTCGATCGCGAACGGCGGCTCGATCCTCGCCGCGCAGGCGATGGGCGCCGACTTCGCCTACATGGGCACGCGCTTCATCGCGACGCAGGAAGCGCACGCGATCGACGACTACAAGCACGCGATCGTGAACGCGAAATCGTCAGACATCATCTACACGAACCTCTTCACCGGCGTGCACGGCAACTACATCCGCGAGAGCATCGAGAAGGCTGGCCTCGATCCGGACGCGCTGCCGGAATCGGACAAGACGAAGATGAATTTCGGCAGCGACAAGACGAAGGCGTGGAAGGACATCTGGGGTGCCGGCCAGGGCGTTGGCCTGATGGACGACCTGCCGAGCGTGGGTGCGCTCGTCGAGCGACTGAAGCGCGAGTACGACGACGCGAAGGCGCGGCTCGGCATTCCGCGCTGA
- a CDS encoding LysR family transcriptional regulator has product MDTLVSMNVFRYVVEVGSFVGAAERMQMSAAMASKHVMHLEQQLGARLLHRTTRRVAPTEAGREYYERLVQALSELDEAGQAVGAASVVPQGRLRVTSLSAFGLRHVMQAVTDYAGRFPDVTVDMTLSDRVVDLIEEGYDVAVRAAPNGLKSSSLVARQIATAHILLVASPEYLEKHGTPQTIADLAHHNYLRRDSNSTMLDSLVIDAAAASRVNLNGNLIVNHLEGLRAAVLAGAGIALLGTEVVGDDIESGRLVPVLLDSVPPHEAPIYAVYASRRHVSAKVRSFVDFLAARFEGQSLCPSIESRLRVLPITRMKRAV; this is encoded by the coding sequence ATGGATACCCTCGTCAGCATGAATGTGTTTCGCTACGTCGTCGAAGTGGGCAGCTTCGTCGGCGCGGCCGAGCGCATGCAGATGTCGGCTGCGATGGCGAGCAAGCACGTGATGCATCTCGAGCAACAGCTCGGCGCGCGGCTGCTGCATCGCACGACACGACGCGTTGCGCCTACCGAGGCGGGACGCGAATACTATGAGCGCCTTGTGCAGGCGCTGTCGGAACTCGACGAAGCCGGGCAGGCTGTCGGCGCCGCGAGCGTGGTGCCGCAAGGCAGGCTGCGCGTGACGTCGCTATCCGCGTTCGGGTTGCGGCACGTGATGCAGGCCGTCACCGATTACGCGGGCCGGTTCCCGGACGTGACCGTCGACATGACGCTGTCCGATCGCGTGGTCGACCTGATCGAGGAAGGCTACGACGTCGCGGTACGCGCGGCGCCGAACGGATTGAAATCGTCGTCGCTGGTCGCGCGGCAGATCGCGACCGCGCACATCCTGCTGGTCGCGTCGCCCGAGTATCTCGAGAAGCACGGCACGCCGCAGACGATCGCCGATCTCGCGCACCACAACTACCTGCGGCGCGATTCGAATTCGACGATGCTCGATTCGCTGGTGATCGACGCGGCCGCTGCGTCGCGCGTGAACCTGAACGGCAACCTGATCGTGAATCATCTCGAAGGGCTGCGCGCAGCCGTGCTCGCCGGCGCGGGCATCGCGCTGCTCGGCACCGAGGTGGTTGGCGACGACATCGAATCGGGCCGGCTCGTGCCGGTGCTGCTCGATTCCGTGCCGCCGCACGAAGCGCCGATCTATGCGGTGTACGCGAGCCGTCGCCACGTGTCGGCGAAGGTGCGTTCGTTCGTCGACTTCCTGGCGGCGCGTTTCGAAGGGCAGTCGCTGTGCCCGTCGATCGAATCGCGCCTGCGCGTGCTGCCGATCACGCGGATGAAGCGCGCGGTCTGA
- a CDS encoding porin → MKAFARRASRTSVKLIAAAACVAATAPVHAQSSVSLYGQVDEWVGATKFPGGNRAWNVSGGGMSTSYWGLHGAEDLGGGYKAIFTMESFFRAQNGQFGRFQGDTFFARNAYVGISSPYGTVTAGRLTTHLFLSTILFNPFYDSYTFSPMVYHVFLGLGTFPTYPSDQGAVGDSGWNNALSYTSPSFGGLNFGAMYALGNQAGDNRSKKWSAQFNYANGPFAATAVYQYVNFNNGPQDLSALVTGMKSQGIALVGATYDLKLVKLFGQYMYTKNDQVAGSWHVNTAQGGVSVPLGVGNAMASYAYSRDAGGLDQTRQTWAVGYDYPLSKRTDVYAAYMNDHISGLSSGNTFGAGIRAKF, encoded by the coding sequence ATGAAAGCATTTGCTCGCCGTGCGTCGCGCACGTCCGTCAAGCTGATCGCCGCGGCCGCCTGCGTGGCGGCCACTGCGCCCGTCCACGCACAGTCGAGCGTGTCGCTCTACGGTCAGGTCGACGAATGGGTCGGCGCAACCAAGTTCCCGGGCGGCAATCGCGCGTGGAACGTGTCGGGCGGCGGCATGTCGACGTCGTACTGGGGCCTGCACGGCGCCGAGGATCTCGGCGGCGGCTACAAGGCGATCTTCACGATGGAGAGCTTCTTCCGCGCGCAGAACGGCCAGTTCGGCCGCTTCCAGGGCGACACGTTCTTCGCGCGCAACGCGTACGTGGGCATCAGCTCCCCGTACGGCACGGTGACGGCGGGCCGCCTGACGACGCACCTGTTCCTGTCGACGATCCTGTTCAACCCGTTCTACGACTCGTACACCTTCTCGCCGATGGTGTACCACGTGTTCCTCGGCCTCGGCACGTTCCCGACCTATCCGAGCGACCAGGGCGCGGTGGGTGATTCGGGCTGGAACAACGCACTGTCGTACACGTCGCCTTCGTTCGGTGGCCTGAACTTCGGCGCGATGTACGCGCTCGGCAACCAGGCCGGCGACAACCGTTCGAAGAAGTGGAGCGCGCAGTTCAACTACGCGAACGGCCCGTTCGCGGCGACCGCCGTGTACCAGTACGTGAACTTCAACAACGGCCCGCAGGATCTGAGCGCGCTCGTCACCGGCATGAAGAGCCAGGGCATCGCGCTGGTCGGCGCGACCTACGACCTGAAGCTCGTGAAGCTGTTCGGCCAGTACATGTATACGAAGAATGACCAGGTCGCGGGCAGCTGGCACGTGAACACCGCGCAGGGCGGCGTGTCGGTGCCGCTCGGCGTGGGCAACGCGATGGCGTCGTACGCATACTCGCGCGACGCGGGCGGCCTCGACCAGACGCGCCAGACCTGGGCCGTCGGCTACGACTATCCGCTGTCCAAGCGCACGGACGTCTACGCCGCGTACATGAACGACCACATCAGCGGCCTGTCGTCCGGCAACACGTTCGGCGCAGGCATTCGCGCGAAGTTCTGA
- a CDS encoding peptide-binding protein — MTERVKRKIGRWLAGVLGALLMPLALAQPPHGGGHGFGGHGFGGGDMRAYGQPNGGGPVWRRVPPPAGVRPGGVSSYGSRWGLRPTPSYGHYAAQSPYRPISADARQMPRPPGGGNVPLRAGSIRADVARYNEERGGRPMPPPRSQEEPAHSPYFSPFYRN; from the coding sequence ATGACGGAACGGGTGAAACGGAAGATCGGACGATGGTTGGCAGGCGTGCTCGGCGCGTTGCTGATGCCGCTCGCGCTCGCCCAGCCACCCCACGGCGGCGGTCATGGGTTCGGCGGCCACGGCTTCGGTGGCGGCGACATGCGTGCATACGGTCAGCCCAATGGCGGCGGGCCGGTCTGGCGCCGCGTTCCACCCCCTGCAGGCGTGCGTCCCGGCGGCGTGAGCAGCTACGGTTCCCGCTGGGGGCTGCGGCCGACGCCGTCGTACGGCCATTACGCCGCGCAAAGCCCGTATCGCCCGATCAGTGCCGACGCGCGCCAGATGCCGCGGCCTCCGGGCGGTGGCAACGTGCCGCTGCGTGCCGGTTCGATCCGCGCCGACGTCGCGCGCTACAACGAGGAGCGCGGCGGCCGTCCGATGCCGCCGCCCCGCTCGCAGGAAGAGCCTGCGCACTCGCCGTATTTCTCCCCGTTCTACCGAAACTGA
- a CDS encoding bile acid:sodium symporter family protein, which produces MARPRFLPDNFTLALVGTVVLASLLPCRGPAAHAFNWATNIAVGLLFFLHGAKLSREAVVAGATHWRLHAVVLLSTFALFPLLGLALKPVLQPLVTPTLYAGVLFLCTLPSTVQSSIAFTSIAKGNVPAAVCAASASSLLGIFVTPALVGLMITSQSAGAASPWSTVGSIVMQLLVPFIAGQLLRPVIGGWIDRNRGVLRFVDQGSILLVVYVAFSEAVNEGLWHQIPPRALGGLLVVNLVLLAIALLLTAFVSKRLGFNRADQITIIFCGSKKSLAAGVPMAKVIFSANAVGAVVLPLMLFHQIQLMACAALAQRWGARDMSGEHDEGDATSAPGALSAGKR; this is translated from the coding sequence ATGGCCCGTCCCCGTTTTCTTCCCGACAACTTCACGCTCGCGCTCGTCGGCACCGTCGTGCTCGCGAGCCTCCTGCCCTGCCGCGGCCCGGCCGCCCACGCGTTCAACTGGGCGACCAACATCGCCGTCGGCCTGCTGTTCTTCCTGCACGGCGCGAAGCTGTCGCGCGAAGCCGTCGTCGCGGGTGCGACCCACTGGCGGCTGCACGCGGTCGTGCTGCTCAGCACGTTCGCGCTGTTCCCGCTGCTCGGCCTTGCACTGAAACCCGTGCTGCAGCCGCTCGTCACGCCCACGCTGTACGCGGGCGTGCTGTTCCTGTGCACACTGCCGTCGACGGTCCAGTCGTCGATCGCGTTCACGTCGATCGCGAAGGGCAACGTGCCGGCCGCCGTGTGCGCGGCCTCCGCGTCGAGCCTGCTCGGGATCTTCGTCACGCCAGCGCTCGTCGGGCTGATGATCACATCGCAGTCGGCCGGCGCGGCGTCGCCGTGGAGCACGGTCGGCAGCATCGTCATGCAATTGCTCGTGCCGTTCATCGCCGGCCAGTTGCTGCGGCCCGTGATCGGCGGCTGGATCGACCGCAATCGCGGCGTGCTGCGCTTCGTCGACCAGGGCTCGATCCTGCTGGTCGTCTACGTCGCATTCAGCGAAGCCGTCAACGAGGGCCTGTGGCACCAGATTCCGCCGCGCGCGCTCGGCGGCCTGCTCGTCGTCAACCTCGTGCTGCTCGCGATCGCGCTGCTGCTGACCGCATTCGTCAGCAAGCGGCTCGGCTTCAACCGCGCCGACCAGATCACGATCATCTTCTGCGGATCGAAGAAGAGCCTCGCGGCCGGCGTCCCGATGGCGAAGGTGATCTTCTCGGCGAACGCGGTCGGCGCGGTCGTGCTGCCGCTGATGCTGTTCCACCAGATCCAGCTGATGGCGTGCGCGGCGCTCGCGCAGCGCTGGGGTGCGCGCGACATGAGCGGCGAGCACGACGAGGGCGACGCGACGTCCGCGCCCGGCGCGCTGAGCGCGGGCAAGCGCTGA
- a CDS encoding phosphodiesterase: MPAPHPDSAAARTTRLIADRALAAVFQPIVDLGSGTVVGYEGLIRGPRGTDLEPPAALFAQAAREGETIALEQAAALTCLDAFAALGCDGKLFLNFSAGTILKLASERERARQFLGRARVGAERIVIELTEQNTIPDVAHIGPAVASLRDAGIQFALDDYGTANASMNLWLRLHPDVVKIDRFFIHDIARDPLKFEAVKAMQHFAQASGAQLIAEGIENECDLIVVRDMGICCVQGFLLGRPNAQPSRVVAPAARDAIRAPHIAVFPGATRSVRPAGTIAGKMLVPAPALSRDATSNDVLDLFNRMPDLHAVALVERGRPVALVNRRGFMDRFALPYHREVFGKKPCLQFANDAPLMIDNATTFEQLATLLASHDQRYLADGFVITEHGRYVGLGTGESLVRAVTEMRIEAARYANPLTFLPGNIPITAHIDRLLQRDAGFHACYVDLNQFKPFNDQYGYWQGDEVLKFAATVLAGVCDPQRDFLGHVGGDDFLVLFQRDDWRERAADAIARFNDGAQLFYTQADRQAGGLHGEDRHGNPAFFGFVTMAIGAVGVPAGAHGAQRYGSDEIASVAALAKRRAKQQPDGLAVVDLDAGRAALRHRGEPPAAAVG; the protein is encoded by the coding sequence ATGCCCGCGCCCCACCCCGACTCCGCTGCCGCCCGCACCACGCGCCTGATCGCGGATCGCGCGCTCGCGGCCGTCTTCCAGCCGATCGTCGACCTCGGGTCGGGGACGGTCGTCGGTTACGAAGGGCTGATCCGGGGCCCGCGCGGCACCGACCTCGAGCCGCCCGCCGCGCTGTTCGCGCAGGCCGCGCGCGAAGGCGAGACCATCGCACTCGAGCAGGCTGCCGCGCTCACCTGCCTCGATGCGTTCGCGGCGCTCGGCTGCGACGGCAAGCTGTTCCTCAATTTCAGCGCCGGAACGATCCTCAAGCTCGCCAGCGAACGCGAGCGCGCACGCCAGTTCCTCGGCCGCGCGCGGGTCGGCGCCGAGCGCATCGTGATCGAGCTCACCGAGCAGAACACGATTCCCGATGTCGCGCACATCGGCCCGGCAGTCGCCTCGCTGCGCGACGCCGGCATCCAGTTCGCGCTCGACGACTACGGCACCGCGAACGCGAGCATGAACCTGTGGCTGCGCCTGCATCCGGACGTCGTCAAGATCGACCGCTTCTTCATCCACGACATCGCGCGCGACCCGCTCAAATTCGAGGCCGTGAAGGCGATGCAGCACTTCGCGCAGGCCAGCGGCGCGCAACTGATCGCGGAAGGCATCGAGAACGAATGCGACCTGATCGTCGTGCGCGACATGGGCATCTGCTGCGTGCAGGGCTTCCTGCTCGGCCGGCCGAACGCGCAGCCGTCGCGGGTCGTCGCGCCGGCCGCGCGCGATGCGATCCGCGCGCCGCACATCGCGGTATTTCCCGGCGCGACGCGCTCGGTGCGGCCGGCCGGCACGATCGCCGGGAAGATGCTGGTTCCCGCGCCGGCCCTGTCGCGCGACGCGACCAGCAACGACGTGCTCGACCTGTTCAACCGGATGCCCGACCTGCACGCGGTCGCGCTCGTCGAACGCGGCCGGCCCGTCGCGCTCGTGAATCGCCGCGGCTTCATGGACCGCTTCGCGCTGCCGTATCACCGTGAGGTGTTCGGGAAGAAACCGTGCCTGCAGTTCGCGAACGACGCGCCGCTGATGATCGACAACGCGACGACGTTCGAGCAGCTCGCGACGCTGCTCGCGAGCCACGACCAGCGTTATCTCGCGGATGGCTTCGTGATCACCGAACACGGCCGCTACGTCGGGCTCGGCACCGGAGAAAGCCTGGTGCGCGCGGTGACCGAGATGCGCATCGAGGCCGCGCGCTACGCGAATCCGCTGACGTTCCTGCCCGGCAACATTCCGATCACCGCGCACATCGACCGGCTGCTGCAGCGCGACGCGGGCTTTCATGCGTGCTACGTCGACCTGAACCAGTTCAAGCCGTTCAACGACCAGTACGGCTACTGGCAGGGCGACGAGGTGCTGAAGTTCGCCGCGACGGTGCTGGCCGGCGTGTGCGATCCGCAGCGCGACTTTCTCGGCCACGTCGGCGGCGACGATTTCCTCGTGCTGTTCCAGCGCGACGACTGGCGCGAACGCGCCGCCGACGCGATCGCGCGCTTCAACGACGGCGCGCAGCTCTTCTACACGCAGGCCGACCGGCAGGCGGGCGGGCTGCACGGCGAGGACCGCCACGGCAACCCGGCGTTCTTCGGCTTCGTGACGATGGCGATCGGCGCGGTCGGCGTGCCGGCCGGCGCGCACGGCGCCCAACGCTACGGCAGCGACGAGATCGCATCGGTCGCGGCGCTCGCGAAACGGCGCGCGAAACAGCAGCCGGACGGGCTGGCGGTCGTCGATCTCGACGCCGGCCGCGCCGCGCTGCGCCATCGCGGCGAACCGCCCGCCGCGGCCGTGGGCTGA
- a CDS encoding LacI family DNA-binding transcriptional regulator, which yields MGTTIRDVARAAEVSIGTVSRALKNQPGLSEATRARIVEIAQQLGYDPAQLRPRIRRLTFLLHRQHNRFPASPFFSHVLHGVEDACRERGIVPTLLTVGPNDDVLRQMRPHAPDAIAVAGFIEPETIEALAATGRPLVLIDLWAPGLRSVNIDNATGAALAMRHLLATGRTRIAFIGGSPAHYSIAQRAIGYRRAFFEAGRLFDPAYEVTIDAGLDPDTGASRAMEQLLDAPGPRPEAVFAYNDAAALAAQRVCTARGLRIPDDIAIVGFDNIPAAAHASPPLTTLAVDKEALGRRGVELLLADSPERTEISLPVELIVRASSQPAASPALDTAMANES from the coding sequence ATGGGTACGACCATTCGCGATGTGGCGCGGGCGGCCGAGGTCTCGATCGGCACCGTCTCCCGTGCACTGAAGAACCAGCCGGGCCTGTCCGAAGCCACGCGTGCGCGCATCGTCGAGATCGCGCAGCAGCTCGGCTACGATCCCGCCCAGTTGCGGCCGCGCATCCGCCGGCTCACCTTCCTGCTGCACCGCCAGCACAACCGCTTTCCCGCCAGCCCGTTCTTCTCGCACGTGCTGCACGGCGTCGAGGACGCGTGCCGCGAGCGCGGCATCGTGCCGACGCTGCTGACGGTCGGCCCGAACGACGACGTGCTGCGCCAGATGCGCCCGCACGCGCCCGACGCGATCGCGGTCGCCGGCTTCATCGAGCCCGAGACGATCGAGGCGCTGGCTGCGACCGGCCGGCCGCTCGTGCTGATCGACCTGTGGGCGCCCGGGCTGCGTTCGGTCAACATCGACAACGCGACGGGTGCCGCGCTCGCGATGCGCCACCTGCTCGCCACCGGCCGCACGCGGATCGCGTTCATCGGCGGCTCGCCCGCGCACTACAGCATCGCGCAGCGCGCGATCGGCTACCGGCGCGCGTTCTTCGAAGCCGGGCGACTGTTCGATCCCGCCTACGAGGTGACGATCGACGCGGGGCTCGACCCCGACACGGGCGCCTCGCGTGCGATGGAGCAACTGCTCGACGCGCCGGGCCCGCGCCCCGAAGCCGTGTTCGCGTACAACGACGCGGCCGCGCTCGCCGCGCAGCGCGTGTGCACCGCGCGCGGCCTGCGGATTCCGGACGACATCGCGATCGTCGGCTTCGACAACATCCCGGCCGCCGCGCACGCGAGCCCGCCGCTCACGACGCTCGCGGTCGACAAGGAAGCGCTCGGCCGCCGCGGCGTCGAGTTGCTGCTCGCCGACTCGCCCGAGCGCACCGAGATCTCCCTGCCCGTCGAGCTGATCGTGCGGGCCAGCAGCCAGCCCGCCGCCTCCCCGGCACTCGATACCGCAATGGCCAACGAATCATGA
- a CDS encoding AGE family epimerase/isomerase: MNMPPVQPCTAAPAAHTQAAPFVASFRDPSFLLSHIEDTLRFYATNAFDPTGGFYHYFRDDGSIYNRTSRHLVSSCRFVFNYAMAYRHFGDPRHLEYARHGLRFLRDAHWDAELQGYDWELDWRDGAKRETLDGTRHCYGLAFVLLAASHATMAGIDEARPLIAATYELAEHRFWDAAAGLYADDATPNWIVSSYRGQNANMHMTEALLAAYEATGHLTYLDRAEKLASHVTQRQAALSGGLVWEHYHADWSVDWDYNKEDSSNIFRPWGFQPGHQTEWAKLLLILERHRPLDWLVPRAAELFDAALTHAWDADHGGLYYGFGPDFTICDHNKYFWVQAETFAAAAMLGARTGSERFWDWYDEIWRYSWTHFVDHRYGAWYRILTCDNRKYSDEKSPAGKTDYHTMGACYDVLATLAHTARSEPTQ; the protein is encoded by the coding sequence ATGAACATGCCCCCGGTCCAACCCTGCACGGCCGCGCCGGCCGCCCACACGCAAGCCGCACCGTTCGTCGCGAGCTTCCGCGATCCGTCGTTCCTGCTGTCGCACATCGAGGACACGCTGCGCTTCTACGCGACCAACGCGTTCGATCCGACCGGCGGCTTCTACCATTACTTCCGCGACGACGGCAGCATCTACAACCGCACATCGCGCCACCTCGTCAGCAGCTGCCGGTTCGTCTTCAACTACGCGATGGCATACCGGCATTTCGGCGATCCGCGCCACCTGGAATACGCGCGCCACGGGCTGCGCTTCCTGCGCGACGCGCACTGGGATGCCGAACTGCAGGGCTACGACTGGGAACTCGACTGGCGCGACGGCGCGAAGCGCGAGACGCTTGACGGCACGCGCCACTGCTACGGGCTCGCGTTCGTGCTGCTCGCGGCCTCGCACGCGACGATGGCCGGCATCGACGAGGCGCGCCCGCTGATCGCGGCGACCTACGAGCTGGCCGAGCACCGCTTCTGGGATGCGGCCGCGGGCCTGTATGCGGACGACGCGACGCCGAACTGGATCGTGTCGTCGTACCGCGGCCAGAACGCGAACATGCACATGACCGAGGCGCTGCTCGCCGCCTACGAGGCGACCGGCCATCTCACGTACCTCGATCGCGCGGAAAAGCTCGCGTCCCACGTCACGCAGCGCCAGGCCGCGCTGTCGGGCGGGCTCGTGTGGGAGCACTACCATGCGGACTGGTCGGTCGACTGGGACTACAACAAGGAAGACAGCTCGAACATCTTTCGCCCGTGGGGCTTCCAGCCCGGGCACCAGACCGAATGGGCGAAGCTGCTGCTGATCCTCGAGCGGCACCGCCCGCTCGACTGGCTCGTGCCGCGCGCGGCCGAGCTGTTCGACGCGGCGCTCACGCATGCATGGGACGCCGATCACGGCGGCCTGTACTACGGCTTCGGCCCCGACTTCACGATCTGCGACCACAACAAGTACTTCTGGGTGCAGGCGGAAACCTTCGCGGCGGCCGCGATGCTCGGCGCGCGCACCGGCAGCGAACGCTTCTGGGACTGGTACGACGAGATCTGGCGCTACAGCTGGACGCATTTCGTCGATCACCGCTACGGCGCGTGGTACCGGATCCTCACCTGCGACAACCGCAAGTACAGCGACGAGAAGAGCCCGGCCGGCAAGACCGACTATCACACGATGGGCGCGTGCTACGACGTGCTCGCGACCCTCGCGCACACCGCACGCAGCGAGCCGACGCAATGA
- a CDS encoding carbohydrate kinase family protein gives MSGGTFPAFVSAGDILTDMVRAGDAQWTSVPGGAGWNVARAVARLGVPSALAGSIGEDCFSDELWRTSEAAGLDLRFLQRVARPPLLAIVHETRPPAYFFIGEASADLAFDPARLPAGWTGHVKWAHFGCISLVREPLAGTLAALAADLHARGVKISFDPNVRNLMTAAYRPTLEKMAALADLIKVSDEDLRHLFGGDGPDAIAAVRALNPRAAVLVTRGAQAATLYADGDVHEASPPRVEVADTVGAGDASIGGMLFSLMAAPQRTWREHLVFALAAGAAACRHTGAHAPTLDEVVALIER, from the coding sequence ATGAGCGGCGGCACGTTTCCGGCTTTCGTGTCGGCGGGCGACATCCTGACCGACATGGTGCGCGCGGGCGATGCGCAATGGACCTCGGTGCCGGGCGGCGCCGGCTGGAACGTCGCGCGCGCGGTCGCGCGGCTCGGCGTGCCGAGCGCGCTCGCGGGTTCGATCGGCGAAGACTGCTTCTCCGACGAACTGTGGCGCACGAGCGAAGCAGCCGGGCTCGACCTGCGTTTCCTGCAGCGCGTCGCACGGCCGCCGCTGCTCGCGATCGTCCACGAGACGCGCCCGCCCGCGTACTTCTTCATCGGCGAAGCGAGCGCCGATCTCGCGTTCGATCCCGCGCGGCTGCCGGCCGGCTGGACCGGCCACGTGAAATGGGCGCATTTTGGCTGCATCAGCCTCGTGCGCGAGCCGCTCGCAGGCACGTTGGCCGCGCTCGCGGCCGATCTGCACGCACGCGGCGTGAAGATCAGCTTCGATCCGAACGTGCGGAACCTGATGACGGCCGCGTACCGGCCGACGCTGGAGAAAATGGCGGCGCTCGCCGACCTGATCAAGGTGTCCGACGAAGACCTGCGGCACCTGTTCGGCGGCGACGGCCCCGACGCGATCGCGGCGGTGCGTGCGCTGAACCCGCGCGCGGCCGTTCTCGTCACGCGCGGCGCGCAGGCCGCGACGCTCTACGCGGACGGCGACGTGCACGAGGCCAGCCCGCCGCGCGTCGAGGTGGCCGACACCGTCGGCGCGGGCGATGCATCGATCGGCGGCATGCTGTTCAGCCTGATGGCCGCGCCGCAGCGCACGTGGCGCGAGCATCTCGTGTTCGCGCTGGCGGCCGGCGCCGCCGCGTGCCGGCATACGGGCGCGCATGCGCCGACGCTCGACGAGGTCGTCGCACTGATCGAACGCTGA
- a CDS encoding DUF2905 domain-containing protein, giving the protein MLRWLLTTFIAVMILTRCWPWLGKLGIGRMPGDVTLTLGGRRYPFPFMSTLVLTMLLSMVVRLL; this is encoded by the coding sequence ATGCTGCGCTGGCTGTTGACGACGTTCATCGCGGTGATGATCCTGACGCGCTGCTGGCCGTGGCTCGGCAAGCTCGGCATCGGGCGGATGCCGGGCGACGTCACGCTGACGCTCGGCGGGCGGCGCTACCCGTTCCCGTTCATGTCGACGCTGGTGCTGACGATGCTGCTATCGATGGTGGTGCGGCTGCTCTGA